In one Kineococcus rhizosphaerae genomic region, the following are encoded:
- a CDS encoding alpha/beta fold hydrolase — MDVTINGARLNVEVLGPEDGPVLIAHHGGGGIGSLAEPRATFGPLADRFRVVVFDARGCGLSEGVGPYSHEQWAADVDGLRQWAGAERVTVAGGSYGGFIALEHAVRYPQHVEAVILRDTSADGSNLELAFENARNQTRVTIDWEHFDRYWGGTVRSDAELKELWRELIPLYDADYDEARSTAAVEAGIYRHEAHNACFQENFPTYDLKPDLPHLRVPVLVTVGRHDWVTPVSASETIARLVPGAELVVFENSGHSPQNEEREEFQRVLRDFVDRAVPAGVAA; from the coding sequence GTGGACGTCACCATCAACGGCGCGCGCCTGAACGTCGAGGTGCTGGGCCCCGAGGACGGGCCCGTCCTCATCGCCCACCACGGCGGCGGGGGCATCGGCTCGCTGGCCGAACCCCGCGCGACCTTCGGGCCCCTGGCCGACCGGTTCCGCGTCGTCGTCTTCGACGCGCGCGGCTGCGGGCTCAGCGAAGGGGTCGGCCCCTACTCCCACGAGCAGTGGGCCGCGGACGTGGACGGGCTGCGGCAGTGGGCCGGGGCCGAGCGAGTGACCGTGGCGGGGGGTTCCTACGGGGGTTTCATCGCCCTCGAGCACGCCGTGCGCTACCCGCAGCACGTCGAGGCCGTGATCCTGCGCGACACCTCCGCCGACGGCTCGAACCTGGAACTCGCGTTCGAGAACGCGCGGAACCAGACCCGCGTCACGATCGACTGGGAGCACTTCGACCGGTACTGGGGCGGGACCGTGCGCAGCGACGCCGAGCTGAAGGAACTGTGGCGCGAGCTCATCCCGCTGTACGACGCCGACTACGACGAGGCGCGCTCGACCGCCGCGGTCGAGGCCGGGATCTACCGGCACGAGGCGCACAACGCCTGCTTCCAGGAGAACTTCCCCACCTACGACCTCAAACCCGACCTGCCGCACCTGAGGGTGCCCGTCCTGGTGACCGTCGGGCGCCACGACTGGGTGACGCCCGTCAGCGCCTCGGAGACCATCGCCCGCCTGGTGCCGGGCGCCGAGCTCGTGGTGTTCGAGAACTCCGGGCACTCGCCCCAGAACGAGGAGCGCGAGGAGTTCCAACGGGTGCTGCGGGACTTCGTCGACCGGGCCGTCCCGGCGGGGGTGGCGGCGTGA
- a CDS encoding MurR/RpiR family transcriptional regulator — MTIDEEIFARMGELSPAEKKVARVLLASWPSAGLESAAAVAKAAGTSTPTVLRLVTRLGIGGYPDFQRRLREEVTHRMSSPVSRTQQGAREHAERPVLQAAIAERVGLVEQLAASVPPSEFDRAVEALAGRAKQVAVMGGYFSRFSAELLATQLDQVIPCVDFVEQPVGHDIGKLLRLCPGSVAVVFDFRRYELTAKQAAAIAKGRGAKVVVITDQGLSPATESADVVLPVPVDGLPFDSVVGTIALVEALVEAVLLATGSRGIERMKQWEDTVQIARAHRGAPDPAPRPSTGPAEERT, encoded by the coding sequence ATGACCATCGACGAGGAGATCTTCGCCCGCATGGGCGAGCTGAGCCCCGCCGAGAAGAAGGTGGCCCGCGTCCTCCTGGCCTCCTGGCCCAGCGCGGGGCTGGAGAGCGCGGCGGCCGTGGCGAAGGCGGCGGGCACGAGCACGCCCACCGTCCTGCGCCTGGTGACGCGCCTGGGCATCGGGGGCTACCCCGACTTCCAGCGGCGGCTGCGCGAGGAGGTCACGCACCGCATGAGCAGCCCGGTCAGCCGCACCCAGCAGGGCGCCCGCGAGCACGCCGAACGGCCCGTGCTGCAGGCGGCGATCGCGGAACGGGTCGGGCTCGTGGAGCAGCTGGCCGCGTCCGTGCCGCCCAGCGAGTTCGACCGCGCCGTCGAGGCCCTGGCGGGGCGGGCCAAGCAGGTCGCGGTCATGGGCGGCTACTTCAGCCGCTTCTCCGCCGAGCTCCTGGCCACGCAGCTCGACCAGGTGATCCCCTGCGTGGACTTCGTGGAGCAGCCGGTGGGCCACGACATCGGCAAGCTCCTGCGGCTGTGCCCGGGGTCGGTGGCGGTGGTCTTCGACTTCCGCCGCTACGAGCTGACCGCCAAGCAGGCCGCCGCCATCGCCAAGGGCCGCGGGGCCAAGGTCGTCGTCATCACCGACCAGGGCCTGTCGCCGGCCACCGAGAGCGCCGACGTGGTGCTCCCGGTCCCGGTGGACGGTCTGCCCTTCGACTCGGTGGTGGGCACGATCGCGCTCGTCGAGGCCCTCGTCGAGGCCGTCCTGCTCGCCACCGGCAGCCGGGGCATCGAGCGCATGAAGCAGTGGGAGGACACGGTGCAGATCGCCCGCGCCCACCGGGGGGCACCCGACCCGGCACCCCGACCCAGCACCGGACCCGCCGAGGAGCGCACGTGA
- a CDS encoding ketopantoate reductase family protein: MTLFVIGAGAIGGTLGAHAFRAGHDVTLVDADTAHVAAIQRDGLRIEGPVEQFTVRVPAILPEDLPDTVERAVVAVKSLHTASAAELLRHRLAPDGYVLTVQNGLTADVLVEAVGRERVLSGFINVGADLMGPGVVLQGNVATFRIGELAGGTITQRVRELAGVLPYAEPTGNVLGYLWGKEVYGAMMWAGAVSDLPIAETLERPEYRELMTALSQEVLAQAPVTVEGFDGFEPDDLPGSFDRLAAFNRRSAKTHSGIYRDLVVRKRKTEVDEVHKDIQGPIFGRVVEMIHDIEQGRRTCEVANLDELARFVAGRRELPA; this comes from the coding sequence GTGACGCTCTTCGTCATCGGAGCCGGGGCCATCGGGGGAACCCTGGGCGCGCACGCGTTCCGGGCCGGTCACGACGTGACCCTCGTCGACGCCGACACCGCGCACGTGGCGGCGATCCAGCGCGACGGGCTGCGGATCGAGGGACCGGTCGAGCAGTTCACCGTCCGCGTCCCGGCGATCCTGCCCGAGGACCTGCCCGACACCGTCGAGCGGGCGGTCGTCGCGGTCAAGAGCCTGCACACGGCTTCGGCCGCCGAGCTCCTGCGCCACCGCCTCGCCCCGGACGGGTACGTCCTGACCGTCCAGAACGGCCTGACGGCCGACGTCCTCGTCGAGGCGGTCGGGCGCGAGCGGGTGCTGTCCGGTTTCATCAACGTCGGCGCGGACCTCATGGGCCCCGGGGTCGTGCTGCAGGGCAACGTCGCCACGTTCCGGATCGGCGAACTCGCCGGCGGGACGATCACGCAGCGCGTACGGGAACTGGCCGGGGTCCTGCCCTACGCCGAGCCCACCGGCAACGTCCTGGGCTACCTGTGGGGCAAGGAGGTGTACGGCGCGATGATGTGGGCCGGGGCCGTCTCCGACCTGCCCATCGCCGAGACGCTGGAACGGCCCGAGTACCGCGAGCTCATGACCGCGCTGTCGCAGGAGGTGCTCGCCCAGGCGCCCGTGACCGTCGAGGGTTTCGACGGGTTCGAACCCGACGACCTGCCGGGCTCGTTCGACCGGCTGGCCGCCTTCAACCGCCGCAGCGCCAAGACGCACTCCGGCATCTACCGCGACCTGGTGGTCCGCAAGCGCAAGACGGAGGTGGACGAGGTCCACAAGGACATCCAGGGTCCGATCTTCGGCCGGGTCGTGGAGATGATCCACGACATCGAGCAGGGCCGGCGCACGTGCGAGGTGGCCAACCTCGACGAGCTCGCCCGGTTCGTCGCCGGTCGCCGGGAGCTGCCGGCCTGA
- a CDS encoding DUF885 domain-containing protein: MTTTTPAGTPAQQLAALGERYFQAQHTYDPYNATLLGLSEFDHLPGDPSRAASERAAAELEEVARAAEAVDPAGLDEEELVDRGVLVALARGAAQDAEHSLWAANASAKGYVSRQGLVFQAVPAMSATDAAGRQRYLTRLAGLPGFFTALGDRYAQEAAAGRRPTRLGVQHAIEQLEGHLALPVEADALLAPARAADDPATLEEATRVVREEVHPALRALADRLRTELLPLGREGEDVGIHAVPGGRAAYAAAVRRHTTTDLTPEQIHRTGLDVLEEMRAEWSAVGSRALGETEFARIAERLRADPALRFDTSEEILAVAHAALARAQAARDAWFPDLPIPDCAIEEINPVDAAGSALGYYRPPAVDGSRPGAYCVLAADAPSHFRYEYESLSFHEAVPGHHLQLATAQLLDVPRYRRHLDVEACSFNEGWGLYSEQLADEMGLFSSDLDRLGMLSFRALRACRLVVDTGIHHLGWTRERAVEFMYANTATTREHVESEVDRYIAWPGQALAYMIGCRELLRLRAVAEQALGERFSIVEFHRAVLSSGAVPLTVLGDVVERHVAAALASAPAAN, translated from the coding sequence GTGACGACGACAACCCCTGCCGGCACGCCCGCGCAGCAGCTCGCCGCGCTCGGCGAGCGCTACTTCCAGGCCCAGCACACCTACGACCCGTACAACGCGACCCTGCTCGGCCTCAGCGAGTTCGACCACCTGCCCGGCGACCCGTCGCGGGCGGCGAGCGAGCGGGCGGCCGCCGAGCTGGAGGAGGTGGCCCGCGCCGCCGAGGCCGTCGACCCCGCCGGGCTGGACGAGGAGGAGCTGGTCGACCGCGGGGTGCTCGTGGCCCTGGCCCGCGGCGCCGCGCAGGACGCCGAGCACTCCCTGTGGGCGGCCAACGCCTCGGCCAAGGGGTACGTCAGCCGCCAGGGCCTGGTCTTCCAGGCCGTCCCGGCGATGTCGGCCACCGACGCGGCGGGCCGGCAGCGCTACCTGACCCGGCTGGCCGGGCTGCCGGGGTTCTTCACCGCCCTCGGGGACCGGTACGCGCAGGAGGCCGCCGCCGGCCGCCGGCCCACCCGCCTGGGGGTGCAGCACGCGATCGAGCAGCTCGAGGGGCACCTCGCCCTGCCCGTCGAGGCCGACGCCCTGCTCGCCCCGGCCCGGGCCGCGGACGACCCCGCCACGCTGGAGGAGGCCACCCGCGTGGTGCGCGAGGAGGTCCACCCCGCGCTGCGCGCGCTGGCCGACCGGCTGCGCACCGAGCTCCTGCCGCTGGGGCGCGAGGGCGAGGACGTGGGGATCCACGCCGTGCCGGGCGGGCGGGCGGCGTACGCGGCCGCCGTGCGCCGCCACACCACCACCGACCTGACCCCCGAGCAGATCCACCGCACCGGCCTCGACGTCCTGGAGGAGATGCGCGCCGAGTGGAGCGCGGTCGGGTCCCGGGCGCTGGGGGAGACCGAGTTCGCCCGGATCGCCGAGCGCCTGCGCGCCGACCCCGCGCTGCGGTTCGACACGAGCGAGGAGATCCTCGCCGTCGCGCACGCCGCCCTCGCCCGGGCGCAGGCCGCCCGCGACGCGTGGTTCCCGGACCTGCCGATCCCCGACTGCGCGATCGAGGAGATCAACCCGGTCGACGCGGCCGGCAGCGCGCTGGGCTACTACCGGCCGCCGGCGGTCGACGGCAGCCGCCCCGGCGCGTACTGCGTGCTGGCCGCCGACGCCCCGAGCCACTTCCGCTACGAGTACGAGTCGCTGTCCTTCCACGAGGCGGTCCCGGGCCACCACCTGCAGCTGGCCACCGCGCAGCTGCTCGACGTCCCGCGCTACCGGCGCCACCTCGACGTCGAGGCGTGCAGCTTCAACGAGGGCTGGGGCTTGTACTCCGAGCAGCTGGCCGACGAGATGGGCCTGTTCAGCAGCGACCTCGACCGGCTCGGGATGCTGTCGTTCCGGGCTCTGCGCGCGTGCCGGCTCGTCGTGGACACCGGGATCCACCACCTCGGCTGGACCCGCGAACGCGCCGTGGAGTTCATGTACGCGAACACCGCGACCACCCGCGAGCACGTCGAGAGCGAGGTCGACCGCTACATCGCCTGGCCCGGTCAGGCCTTGGCCTACATGATCGGCTGCCGCGAGCTCCTGCGGTTGCGCGCGGTCGCGGAACAGGCTCTGGGGGAACGCTTCTCGATCGTCGAGTTCCACCGGGCGGTCCTGTCGTCCGGGGCCGTCCCGCTCACCGTGCTCGGCGACGTCGTCGAGCGCCACGTCGCCGCCGCGCTCGCGTCGGCCCCCGCTGCGAACTGA
- a CDS encoding SDR family NAD(P)-dependent oxidoreductase gives MTDLRGRTAVVTGTAQGIGRAIAERLREAGATVRGVDRDEVDLADTARVEDFFAAVGDVDVLVNCAGGVVGQTHTPVDELTDEAWDAVVRANVVTMRNCTRAAVRSMKRRRFGRIVTISSGAGRSVSLTGVQAYTTAKAAQIGFTRQMAHELGPFGITANCIAPGFVLSNPTTQAQWDAYGPAGQQALLERIAVRRTGTPDDIARGVLFFADPEASWVSGQTLSIDGGHSLF, from the coding sequence GTGACAGACCTGAGGGGACGCACCGCCGTCGTGACCGGCACGGCCCAGGGCATCGGCCGGGCGATCGCCGAGCGGCTGCGGGAGGCCGGCGCCACGGTGCGGGGCGTCGACCGCGACGAGGTCGACCTCGCGGACACCGCGCGGGTCGAGGACTTCTTCGCCGCCGTCGGGGACGTCGACGTCCTCGTCAACTGCGCCGGCGGGGTCGTCGGCCAGACCCACACGCCGGTCGACGAGCTCACCGACGAGGCGTGGGACGCGGTCGTGCGGGCCAACGTCGTGACGATGCGCAACTGCACCCGGGCCGCGGTCCGGTCGATGAAGCGCCGCCGCTTCGGGCGCATCGTCACCATCTCCTCCGGCGCCGGGCGCAGCGTCAGCCTCACCGGCGTCCAGGCCTACACGACCGCCAAGGCCGCGCAGATCGGGTTCACCCGGCAGATGGCCCACGAACTCGGTCCCTTCGGGATCACAGCCAACTGCATCGCCCCGGGGTTCGTGCTGTCCAACCCCACCACGCAGGCGCAGTGGGACGCCTACGGCCCGGCCGGGCAGCAGGCGCTCCTGGAACGGATCGCCGTGCGCCGCACCGGGACCCCGGACGACATCGCCCGCGGCGTCCTGTTCTTCGCCGACCCGGAGGCCTCCTGGGTCAGCGGCCAGACCCTCTCCATCGACGGCGGGCACTCCCTCTTCTGA